The following are encoded in a window of Sinorhizobium sojae CCBAU 05684 genomic DNA:
- a CDS encoding ISL3 family transposase has protein sequence MRPSTLVPRGFVVDNTAVDDEVMLIAVRPASRTSLCPICGTRSERIHSRYQRRLADLPLVGKPVRLVIEARRFHCDAVLCGRRIFAERFDGDVLAPSARRTARLDHIVHHLGLALGGRPAAAFAKRLMLPVSNDTLLRVVRRRGSPRFVPPIVIGIDDWAWRRNQRYGTIICDLERRKTIALLPDREPSTAQAWLSDQPQISIVARDRGGGYATAAAKALPQATQVADRWHLMENASRAFVDAVRKSMRQIRTAIGAATINPELLTAAERIQYEGYLRREDTNAAILDLAKSGAAIKEIMRRTGYSRGLVRRVLRGQRSDVFRVRENSLELYLPWLDAQWSAGHRNGTELWRQLKSQGFRGCLRVVTEWATRRRKAEKVDDGALSRAPSARTIARLMTIGRDDLSKSETVTVAAIESGVPLLVEAREAIAAFQAMIRKKSLADLDPWLEKTRTGLVASFANGIVKDRAAVSAALTSPWSNGQTEGQITKLKLVKRQMYGRGKIDLLQARVIGAG, from the coding sequence CTGCGACCGTCGACGCTCGTTCCTCGCGGCTTTGTAGTCGACAATACAGCCGTTGATGACGAGGTTATGTTGATCGCGGTTCGGCCGGCGAGTAGAACAAGCCTTTGCCCGATCTGCGGAACAAGGTCGGAGCGAATCCACAGTCGATATCAACGACGCTTGGCTGACCTGCCCTTGGTGGGAAAGCCCGTTCGGCTTGTCATTGAAGCGCGACGGTTCCACTGCGACGCAGTGTTGTGCGGCCGGCGAATCTTCGCCGAGCGCTTCGACGGGGACGTTCTCGCGCCTTCAGCGCGGCGAACTGCGAGGCTCGACCACATCGTCCATCATCTCGGGCTTGCACTGGGTGGCAGGCCAGCGGCCGCCTTTGCCAAGCGGCTGATGTTGCCGGTAAGCAATGATACGCTGCTGCGCGTCGTGCGGCGGCGCGGCAGTCCGCGCTTTGTCCCGCCGATCGTGATCGGGATCGATGATTGGGCGTGGCGACGTAACCAACGCTATGGGACCATCATTTGCGATCTGGAACGGCGCAAAACCATTGCTCTCCTGCCAGATCGGGAGCCGTCGACGGCCCAGGCTTGGCTCTCGGACCAACCTCAGATCAGCATCGTCGCCCGCGACCGCGGCGGTGGTTACGCGACGGCTGCAGCCAAGGCATTGCCACAGGCGACCCAGGTCGCTGACCGCTGGCACTTGATGGAGAATGCCAGCCGGGCATTCGTCGATGCGGTGCGCAAATCCATGCGCCAGATCCGAACCGCGATCGGAGCCGCCACGATCAATCCCGAGCTGCTGACTGCCGCCGAGCGCATCCAGTACGAGGGATATCTTCGCCGCGAAGACACCAACGCCGCCATTCTCGACCTGGCCAAGTCGGGAGCCGCAATCAAGGAGATTATGCGCCGGACCGGATACAGTCGCGGCCTGGTCCGACGCGTGCTGCGTGGTCAACGTTCGGATGTCTTCCGCGTCCGCGAGAACTCGCTCGAACTCTATCTGCCATGGCTTGACGCTCAGTGGTCGGCCGGACACCGGAATGGAACGGAGCTATGGCGGCAACTCAAGAGCCAAGGGTTCCGTGGCTGCCTTCGAGTTGTCACCGAGTGGGCCACACGCCGTCGAAAAGCAGAAAAGGTCGATGACGGTGCCTTGAGCCGAGCGCCCTCGGCCAGGACCATTGCGCGTCTTATGACCATCGGTCGCGACGACCTCTCCAAATCTGAGACCGTGACGGTCGCGGCGATAGAGAGCGGTGTACCGTTGCTCGTCGAGGCGCGGGAAGCCATCGCCGCCTTCCAGGCGATGATCCGCAAGAAATCCCTCGCTGATCTCGATCCATGGTTGGAGAAAACCCGAACGGGTTTAGTAGCCTCCTTCGCCAACGGCATCGTCAAAGACCGTGCAGCCGTCAGCGCCGCGCTAACTTCGCCGTGGTCGAACGGCCAGACGGAGGGGCAAATCACCAAGCTCAAGCTCGTGAAGCGTCAGATGTATGGTCGCGGAAAGATTGACCTCCTCCAAGCCCGCGTCATTGGCGCGGGATAA